DNA sequence from the Manihot esculenta cultivar AM560-2 chromosome 11, M.esculenta_v8, whole genome shotgun sequence genome:
AGTTGCCGCTGATTGCCACAACTACAAGCCACTCATATATCAAGTAGGCTAAAGGGTATAAAGATTCCAATGAGATAAGATATCAAttataaattcaataaaaatatttaatttaatttttatataataaattatttgataggCTAGTGTTGCCCATGGTATTAGCAACAGCATTCCTTTTCATTATGATTTAGCAACATATATTTATAAGAAGAATTTATttgtgtttattattattattattattctctaGGCTGCCATATTAAATCAGCAGAAGGGCTTTGCATGGGTATTAGACAGTGACTCTATCTAGTCATAGAGCTTATCCTTTCATTGCAGGAGCCAGGAGACATGGTCAAGTAATTATAGCTAAGTTTAGAAGATAATATCGAATCTCAGGATAAGGCAAAATCATTATTTATATATGTCAAGCTGAGTTGTGAAAAGGACTTTACTCTTTCATTCACCTCTAACTTCATGGATTCTCTATGCAATCTACTCCATGTGTCACTGTTTTTCTCCATCAAAACACCCATGTAGCCTCCTTTCTTTTCTTAAACAAATTTCCCAccaatcaaaattttattttcccaAGTCAAAATCTTATTATATTCTTTATTATCATGGAAACTCTATGTCCCTAGCTGTGACAGATTCTTTTTCCTTAAAAGTGACCAACCTAATCCTTGTATTTTCCTATCTTCATACATGTGTAGAATTTGTGCATATAAATTCCCATCCAAGAATGTTTTAAGTTTCTATTTATGGCCAGTTTCTTCAAGACAAGAACTCTCATGTTCATGGGTGAAGGTGAAGAGCAAAAGCTTGATCAGTGGATGATCATGGAagctgatgatgatgatgatgatatctATAACACATCTTCACTTGATAATTCAAGTACTTCTAATGGATCCAGTTCTTCATCAGATGTggtagatgatgatgatgatgcatCTTCACCAAGCTCAACCTTATCTACAAATGATCCTTTGTTTGAATTCTCTGAGCTCATGGCCCATTTACCCATCAAGTAAGTATTATACccataaaaaaaaacttgaaaATTCTCTTTATTGCCAAATTAATCCTGCCTTCATCTATGTGCAGGAGGGGATTATCCAAATATTATCAAGGAAAGTCTCAATCTTTTACATCTCTATCAAGAGTAATGAGCATTGAAGACCTTCCAAAGAAGGAGACTCCTTATAGAAGAAAAATGAAGGTATCTAAGAGCTATGGCAATGGATTGGATGCATACAAGCCATATACACTCCCAAAGGCAATAATATCAAAGAAGGTCTCAAGAGGTTCTCTGTCTTCTTTATCTTTTCCAGGTAGAAAAGGCAGTTTTCTAAATAGCAGCAGGCCTCCTCCAGCTCCTCCTCCACAGAAGAAAATCTGAGTGCATAATTCTCAAGTTGCTTGACTTGATGTAGATACACAGTCGATGAACAAAAATTTTCTCATTTtcatctcttcttttcttttctttttttataaaaaaaggtCACAGCTTTTCTAGAGTTGAAGACTTTTGTATGCCATTCAAAGAAGAATGATAACCTCACAGTTCAGGTGACAGAGACCAGTAGTGGAACATGAAAAGGATATCCACGTTCTGTTTTATGAAATAGTTAAAGCTTTTAATTATCAGAAGCTATGCTTTTTAAAGCTAAGATTAAAAAAGTCA
Encoded proteins:
- the LOC110625793 gene encoding uncharacterized protein LOC110625793 → MASFFKTRTLMFMGEGEEQKLDQWMIMEADDDDDDIYNTSSLDNSSTSNGSSSSSDVVDDDDDASSPSSTLSTNDPLFEFSELMAHLPIKRGLSKYYQGKSQSFTSLSRVMSIEDLPKKETPYRRKMKVSKSYGNGLDAYKPYTLPKAIISKKVSRGSLSSLSFPGRKGSFLNSSRPPPAPPPQKKI